The proteins below are encoded in one region of Colias croceus chromosome 17, ilColCroc2.1:
- the LOC123699270 gene encoding uncharacterized protein LOC123699270, whose translation MSGYLEVKYPFKSNLGLNPFKSWKKQWCILRPSVTCTGGGSLAVYCSEAGAPAGTVDLPSGCIVKRAKSRTRPHAFAVFSLDAPSKPRILLAAQTLQDAQLWMDKIRDLLNGDKLRGSESLLKDSYPVTVVATELSRKCGLMTDSVLTLSSAGLLVAQPNTSLKIDWQHITDVVLTRENGDKNKTCTLSIDSGFNQGSGEMKFCTPLASDLVNAVRQALTARHKKLSRSDGDLRSDDMGENRRTSWYSGPSEVSLDDTDLIMSKDCQQIPDGQLWRCDDTLAPLSPDDSGWSRRSAVSVASGVYEEIADEAVRPRPEHTYESVECVYGTMRRAGRRAAPPLPPRQHASTLSRDALAAGWRGADVTRHGSLGELAELHRANKGMRYKHTFSVFRKRLKSDSRVTSPKSEKETKDVETKKKRFDFTPTRDIFKSFKVHRKMKNLKITGLGKNETKSCEYLDETDHVASNRCSKSVECIEKFDDFDVSLEINETNVSALALPEEIVELIFGDKIRLNSNNFEQESEYMPMSPIVPPPPIEQHYIVMSPKTNTA comes from the exons ATGTCTGGTTATTTGGAAGTGAAGTATCCTTTCAAATCAAACCTCGGCTTAAATCCTTTCAAG TCTTGGAAGAAACAATGGTGCATTTTACGACCGAGTGTGACATGTACGGGTGGCGGTTCGCTCGCTGTGTATTGTAGCGAGGCAGGAGCCCCAGCAGGGACGGTAGACTTACCCTCTGGGTGTATAGTGAAGAGGGCGAAGTCTCGCACGAGGCCGCATGCTTTCGCGGTATTTTCCCTGGATGCGCCTTCGAAACCGCGGATACTATTAGCTGCACAAACATTACAGGATGCACAATTGTGGATGGATAAAATACGTGATTTATTGAATGGTGATAAATTAAGAG GCTCAGAATCATTGCTCAAAGACTCATACCCAGTCACTGTGGTCGCTACAGAATTGTCTAGGAAATGTGGCTTGATGACTGACAGTGTGTTAACATTGTCTTCCGCTGGTCTACTAGTGGCCCAGCCTAACACGAGTCTGAAAATAGACTGGCAGCATATAACTGATGTGGTACTGACTAGAGAGAATGGCGACAAAAATAAGACTTGCACTCTTAGCATAGATAG CGGTTTTAACCAAGGCAGCGGTGAGATGAAGTTCTGCACACCGCTCGCTTCTGACTTGGTGAATGCAGTGAGACAAGCGTTAACCGCAAGACATAAAAAGCTTAGTCGTAGCGACGGGGATCTAAGGAGTGATGATATGG GAGAAAACCGTCGTACCAGTTGGTACAGTGGGCCTTCTGAAGTTTCATTGGATGATACAGATCTCATTATGTCTAAG GATTGTCAACAGATCCCCGATGGACAGCTGTGGCGATGTGATGATACATTGGCTCCTCTTTCACCAGATGATAG CGGGTGGTCGCGTCGCTCGGCCGTGTCGGTGGCGTCGGGCGTGTACGAGGAGATCGCGGACGAGGCTGTGCGGCCGCGGCCCGAGCACACGTACGAGTCGGTGGAGTGCGTGTACGGCACCATGCGGCGCGCCGGCCGCCGCGCCGCGCCTCCGCTGCCGCCGCGCCAGCACGCTAG CACGCTGTCGCGCGACGCGCTGGCGGCGGGCTGGCGCGGCGCGGACGTGACGCGGCACGGCTCGCTCGGCGAGCTGGCCGAGCTGCACCGCGCCAACAAGGGGATGCGCTACAAGCACACCTTCAGCGTGTTCAG aaaacGTTTGAAAAGCGACTCGCGCGTGACCTCCCCTAAATCGGAGAAAGAGACAAAAGACGTAGAGACGAAAAAGAAAAGATTCGACTTCACGCCCACACGGGACATTTTCAAGAGCTTCAAAGTGCACAGAAAAATGAAGAACCTCAAAATAACAGGACTGGGCAAAAATGAGACGAAAAGCTGCGAATATCTCGACGAAACGGACCACGTGGCGTCGAACCGTTGCTCCAAATCCGTCGAATGTATAGAAAAATTTGACGACTTTGACGTGTCTCTGGAAATCAATGAAACTAACGTATCTGCTCTTGCTCTGCCCGAAGAAATAGTGGAGTTAATATTTGGCGATAAAATTAGATTGAATTCCAACAATTTTGAGCAAGAAAGTGAATATATGCCGATGTCGCCGATCGTTCCGCCTCCGCCGATAGAACAACACTATATAGTGATGTCCCCTAAGACTAATACTGCTTAG